The DNA window TGCTTCCTGTTCGGGACGGATCGGCTGGGGCGCGACCTGTTGAGCCGTACTATCTACGGTACACGCATTTCCCTGCTGGTTGGCGTGGTCGGCTCGTCGGTGTCGCTGATGATTGGCATCGTCTACGGCGTGATCTCCGGCTACTACGGCGGGCGAGTCGATAACCTGATGATGCGCTTTGTCGACTTCCTGTACGGCATCCCCACCCTGCCGCTGATCATTATCATGCAGGTTTACTTCCGCGGGGTGCGTGAGCGAGCGGGGGAGATCGGCGGGTTGGGTCAGACTATGGTGCAGATCGACCAGGCGATGGGCGGGCTGTTCTTCCTGTTTATCGCCCTGGGCATCCTGAGCTGGATCGGCATGGCCCGGCTGGCCCGCGGGCAGGTGCTGGCTTATAAACAGAAGGAATTTGTAGAAGCGGCGCGTTCCATCGGGGCGCGGGATGGGCGGATCATCTTCACCCACCTGCTGCCGAACATCATCGGGCCGCTGATCGTCTCGGAAGCGATGGCGATTCCGGGCTATATCTTCACCGAGTCTTTCCTGAGCTTCCTGGGGCTGGGCGTGAACCCGCCAACGCCAAGCTGGGGCGCGCTGATCACCGACGCGATCAACGAAGGCGCCATCCGCTTCCGGACGCATTTGTTGCTCGTCCCGGCCTTTGCCCTGTCGCTGACCACACTGGCCTTCAACTTCCTGGGGGATGGCTTGCGCGATGCACTTGACCCGCGCCTGGCCGGGGAGAAGTAGAGCGATCAGGCTTCGATGGTTTCAACGTTACCTGTGTAGCGTCGGAATACATTCCGGCGCTATTTTTGTTAGTCGCACAGGCCCGCTACCAGCATGGCCAGCGCCAGTTCCGGTGCGATCTGCCCGGTCTTGATCCGCCGGTCGAGGTCGAGCAGGTGGCGGTAGGTTTGCTCCAGTCCGTCCAGTGTAAAACGGCGGCTTTGCTCTTCCAGTTTGGCGGCGACGAAATTCTGCACGCGCAGTGCCCGCGCCAGGGCCGGGCCGGGCCCACCGCCGGATTCCAGGTGTTCCCGCGCCTGTAGCAACAGACGGAACTGGCGGATGATCAGGCTGAACAGGTTGAGCGCGTCAGTATCCTTGAGCAGGCGCAGCAACAACCGGGTGGCCGTCGGGCCGTCGCGGCGGCCCAGCGCGTCCACCATCGGGAAGACGCTTTCCTCCGGCACATAGGCGGTCACCGCGGCGATATGATCGCGGGTGATCACGCCCCCTTCGCCCACATAGGCCGCCAGCTTGAATAGTTCGTTGTCGGCTTTGGTCAGGTCGGCGCTGAACTGGTC is part of the Anaerolineae bacterium genome and encodes:
- a CDS encoding ABC transporter permease — encoded protein: MAVAERAKPVQLGEELHYKSRSLFQDSMYRLFRNRAAIAAMVIIGGLVIIALTADLMVQWGWLDHYAHQHRGSSLAAPLSCAVDGDKDGDGVPDPIQFCFLFGTDRLGRDLLSRTIYGTRISLLVGVVGSSVSLMIGIVYGVISGYYGGRVDNLMMRFVDFLYGIPTLPLIIIMQVYFRGVRERAGEIGGLGQTMVQIDQAMGGLFFLFIALGILSWIGMARLARGQVLAYKQKEFVEAARSIGARDGRIIFTHLLPNIIGPLIVSEAMAIPGYIFTESFLSFLGLGVNPPTPSWGALITDAINEGAIRFRTHLLLVPAFALSLTTLAFNFLGDGLRDALDPRLAGEK